A single window of Brevundimonas vitisensis DNA harbors:
- the alr gene encoding alanine racemase, with amino-acid sequence MTALATLTVDLNALAHNFHALKAATGVPVHPVVKADSYGLGAVACARRLLAEGADTLFVARAAEGVTLREAVGPAPVIYVLDGCVRGTATALTQADLRPILNHADQLSDWQAAGGGPCGLQIDTGMNRLGFRPEDAPEPFEGLALVMSHLACADDPAQPMNARQRDAFAAVAARYPGALRSFANSGGCFLGPDYAFDAVRPGICLYGGGPEGRPDARLKPVATLTAQILQIRDVPAGESVGYSRGYVAATPRRIALCASGYADGVARSNSPLGAVWLNGTLCPLLGRVSMDVIAIDVTEAEATLGDTAELFGPNRSLDDAATAAGTIAYELLTSVTARVARRYVG; translated from the coding sequence ATGACTGCCCTGGCCACACTGACCGTCGACCTGAACGCGCTCGCGCACAATTTCCATGCGCTGAAGGCTGCCACCGGTGTGCCCGTCCATCCTGTGGTCAAGGCCGACAGCTATGGCCTGGGGGCCGTTGCCTGTGCCCGGCGGCTGCTGGCCGAGGGGGCCGACACCCTGTTCGTCGCTCGCGCGGCCGAGGGCGTAACCCTGCGCGAGGCCGTCGGCCCGGCCCCTGTCATCTATGTGCTGGACGGCTGCGTGCGCGGGACGGCCACGGCCCTGACCCAGGCGGATTTGCGTCCCATCCTCAACCACGCCGATCAGTTGTCTGACTGGCAGGCCGCGGGCGGCGGCCCCTGCGGATTGCAGATCGACACCGGCATGAACCGCCTGGGCTTCCGGCCCGAGGACGCGCCCGAACCCTTCGAAGGCCTGGCCCTGGTCATGAGCCATCTGGCCTGCGCCGACGATCCGGCCCAGCCGATGAATGCGCGACAGCGTGACGCCTTCGCCGCCGTCGCGGCCCGCTATCCCGGTGCCCTGCGGTCCTTTGCCAATTCCGGTGGTTGCTTCCTGGGCCCCGACTACGCCTTCGATGCCGTGCGCCCCGGCATCTGCCTGTACGGCGGCGGCCCCGAAGGACGGCCCGATGCGCGCTTGAAACCCGTCGCCACCCTGACGGCCCAGATCCTTCAGATCCGCGACGTCCCGGCGGGCGAAAGCGTCGGCTATTCGCGTGGCTATGTCGCTGCCACGCCCCGCCGCATCGCCCTGTGCGCCTCCGGCTATGCCGACGGGGTGGCCCGCTCCAACAGCCCCCTGGGTGCCGTCTGGCTGAACGGGACCCTCTGCCCGCTGCTGGGCCGCGTCTCCATGGACGTCATCGCCATCGACGTCACCGAAGCGGAGGCCACCCTGGGCGACACCGCCGAGCTTTTCGGCCCGAACCGCAGCCTCGACGACGCCGCCACCGCCGCCGGCACCATCGCCTATGAACTGCTGACCTCCGTCACCGCCCGCGTCGCGCGCCGATACGTGGGCTAA
- a CDS encoding ribonuclease HII produces the protein MTSAKPDHPGPSLDLETAAQLAFGGLVCGVDEAGRGPWAGPVSAAAVILNPDDLPPGIDDSKALTARARERLEIEIKARALAWGVGFASVQEIDSLNILKATGVAMCRAIEALSIAPVAALVDGNHAFALPCPVRTVVGGDGLSLSIAAASILAKTARDRLMIELDAEYPGYGFAGHKGYHAAVHVAALHTLGPCPAHRLSWAPIRALTARSAEIGSESR, from the coding sequence ATGACTTCCGCCAAGCCCGACCACCCCGGCCCGTCGCTGGATCTGGAAACGGCTGCACAGCTGGCTTTTGGCGGGCTCGTCTGCGGTGTGGACGAGGCGGGGCGGGGACCGTGGGCTGGGCCGGTGTCGGCGGCGGCGGTCATCCTGAACCCCGACGACCTGCCGCCGGGCATCGACGATTCCAAAGCCCTGACCGCCAGGGCGCGCGAGCGGCTGGAGATCGAGATCAAGGCCCGCGCCCTGGCCTGGGGCGTCGGCTTTGCCTCGGTCCAGGAGATCGACAGCCTGAACATTCTCAAGGCTACCGGCGTGGCCATGTGCCGGGCGATCGAGGCGCTGTCGATTGCCCCCGTCGCCGCCCTGGTGGACGGCAACCATGCCTTTGCCCTGCCCTGCCCGGTGCGCACCGTGGTCGGCGGCGACGGCCTGTCCCTGTCGATCGCGGCGGCCTCCATACTGGCCAAGACCGCCCGCGACCGGTTGATGATCGAACTGGACGCCGAATACCCCGGCTATGGCTTTGCCGGGCACAAGGGCTATCACGCCGCCGTCCATGTCGCGGCCCTGCACACCCTGGGTCCCTGCCCCGCCCACCGCCTCAGCTGGGCTCCCATACGGGCGCTGACCGCACGATCGGCCGAGATCGGTTCAGAATCCCGTTGA
- a CDS encoding formylglycine-generating enzyme family protein has product MTCRTLGQALVAAFVMATLATVAHAQEAYRPGETFRDILSDGVSGPEMVVVPQGRFLMGSPASEEGREFTEGPQVEITIPRPFAVGKYELTWDEWEQCVARQGCQDNTRKGFSATSDPDWWGDAGYGRGRRPVINVSKEDAEAYVAWLSAETGETYRLLSEAEWEYAARSGSTGRFSWGEAEPTCEAGQENRANFNGPHSVGFLAGCTGRRTETVGFSAPNAFGLYDMHGNVREWTKDCFHVGLEGIPTDGSPWLTDCARGGEGNVFRGGSFTGGVAQMRSAARQATPRREVNLGFRIARELD; this is encoded by the coding sequence ATGACCTGCAGGACTCTTGGACAGGCTCTGGTTGCCGCCTTTGTCATGGCGACACTGGCCACTGTTGCACACGCCCAAGAGGCTTACAGGCCGGGCGAAACCTTTCGGGACATCCTGTCCGATGGTGTCTCGGGGCCGGAGATGGTTGTCGTGCCGCAAGGGCGATTTCTCATGGGCTCGCCGGCCAGTGAAGAGGGCCGAGAATTCACCGAGGGTCCGCAGGTCGAGATCACGATCCCCAGGCCCTTCGCCGTCGGCAAATATGAACTCACTTGGGACGAATGGGAGCAATGCGTCGCAAGGCAGGGCTGTCAGGACAACACCCGCAAGGGTTTCAGTGCGACTTCGGATCCCGACTGGTGGGGTGATGCCGGCTATGGGCGCGGCCGCCGCCCTGTCATCAATGTCAGCAAGGAAGATGCCGAGGCTTACGTCGCCTGGCTGAGTGCAGAGACGGGCGAGACCTACAGACTGCTCAGCGAGGCCGAGTGGGAATATGCGGCGCGATCAGGATCGACGGGTCGATTCTCCTGGGGCGAGGCCGAGCCGACGTGCGAGGCCGGACAGGAAAACAGGGCCAATTTCAACGGGCCTCATTCCGTGGGATTTCTTGCTGGCTGCACTGGCCGCCGAACCGAAACCGTCGGCTTTTCAGCGCCCAACGCCTTCGGCCTCTACGACATGCATGGCAATGTGCGCGAGTGGACGAAGGATTGCTTCCATGTCGGTCTGGAAGGGATTCCGACAGATGGTTCGCCCTGGCTGACCGATTGCGCCCGGGGCGGCGAAGGCAATGTTTTCCGCGGCGGTTCGTTCACCGGCGGGGTTGCCCAAATGCGTTCCGCAGCCCGCCAGGCGACCCCGCGCCGCGAGGTCAACCTGGGCTTTCGGATCGCTCGCGAACTGGATTGA
- a CDS encoding DNA-3-methyladenine glycosylase I, with the protein MTASHRCGWCGTDPLYVAYHDTEWGVPEYDARALWEKLVLDGFQAGLAWITILRKRETLRAAFADFDPRIVARFDDTDRARLLSDPGIIRSRAKIDSAIRSAQLFVDMQDRGEDFSAWLWSFVDGAPIQNRWSSLSDVPAQTPQSVAMAKALKARGFNFCGPVIVYAFMQATGMVNDHITCCFRCDEVRDLSRTF; encoded by the coding sequence ATGACTGCCTCTCATCGTTGCGGCTGGTGCGGCACCGACCCCCTCTATGTCGCCTATCACGACACCGAATGGGGCGTGCCCGAATACGATGCCCGCGCCCTGTGGGAGAAACTGGTGCTGGACGGGTTCCAGGCGGGGCTGGCCTGGATCACCATACTGCGGAAGCGCGAGACCCTGCGCGCCGCCTTCGCTGACTTCGACCCTCGCATCGTCGCCCGCTTCGACGACACCGACCGCGCCCGCCTGCTGTCCGACCCCGGCATCATCCGCTCGCGCGCCAAGATCGACAGCGCCATCCGCAGCGCCCAGCTGTTCGTGGACATGCAGGATAGGGGCGAGGACTTCTCGGCCTGGCTGTGGTCTTTCGTCGACGGTGCCCCGATCCAGAACCGCTGGTCCAGCCTGTCTGACGTGCCTGCACAGACGCCTCAGTCGGTCGCCATGGCCAAGGCCCTGAAGGCGCGAGGCTTCAACTTCTGCGGCCCCGTTATCGTCTATGCCTTCATGCAGGCCACCGGCATGGTCAACGACCACATCACCTGCTGCTTTCGCTGCGACGAGGTCAGAGACTTGTCCCGGACCTTCTGA
- the rpoB gene encoding DNA-directed RNA polymerase subunit beta, which yields MAKSTADLALAGQIASATSFTGKKRIRHSFGRIPEAVQMPNLIEVQRASYEQFLQREVRSGPRKDQGIEAVFKSVFPIKDFNERAVLEYVSYEFEDPKYDVEECIQRDMTYAAPLKVKLRLIVFEADEETGARSVKDIKEQDVYMGDIPLMTDKGTFIVNGTERVIVSQMHRSPGVFFDHDKGKTHSSGKLLFAARVIPYRGSWLDFEFDAKDIVFVRIDRRRKLPASTFLMALGMDGEEILRTFYDTVPYEKRGEGWVTPYKPERWRGVKPEFDLIDADTGEVVAAAGAKISARAAKKLADGGLKSLSLAADALLGRYLANDAVNFETGEIYAEAGDELDAPTIELLEERGFTTIDVLDIDHVTVGAYMRNTLRVDKNTGREDALFDVYRVMRPGEPPTPEAAEAMFNSLFFDSERYDLSAVGRVKMNMRLETPEVSDEIRVLRKEDVLKVLQILVGLKDGRGEIDDIDNLGNRRVRSVGELLENQYRVGLLRMERAIKERMSSVDIDTVMPHDLINAKPAAAAVREFFGSSQLSQFMDQTNPLSEITHKRRLSALGPGGLTRERAGFEVRDVHPTHYGRICPIETPEGPNIGLINSLATHARVNKYGFIESPYRRVKDGKAQDEVVYISAMEEAKYTIAQANIELKNGEIVEDLVPGRINGESQLLVRADVDMMDVSPKQVVSVAAALIPFLENDDANRALMGANMQRQAVPLVQSDAPLVGTGMEAVVARDSGAVVVARRDGVVEQIDGTRIVVRATNELDAGRSGVDIYRLSKFQRSNQSTCINQRPIVRVGDVVQAGDVIADGPSTDLGELALGRNALVAFMPWNGYNFEDSILISERIVRDDVFTSIHIDEFEVMARDTKLGPEEITRDIPNVGEEALRNLDEAGIVAIGAEVQPGDILVGKVTPKGESPMTPEEKLLRAIFGEKASDVRDTSLRLPPGVAGTVVDVRVFNRHGVDKDERAVAIERSEIERLGKDRDDELKILERNVYGRLKPLIVGKTATSGPKGLGRGEVTEEKLNELSRGLWWQIALDDEKAMGELEAMKRQFEDARKALDRRFEDKVEKLQRGDELPPGVMKMVKVFVAVKRKLQPGDKMAGRHGNKGVISKILPVEDMPHLEDGTHVDLVLNPLGVPSRMNIGQIFETHLGWAAAGLGKQIQNLMEAWQQGGQKEALVQRLSEIYGADTPLPQDEDELVELARNLSKGVPFATPVFDGAHIGDIERLLEEAGLDRSGQSILYDGLTGEQFKRPVTVGYIYMLKLHHLVDDKIHARSIGPYSLVTQQPLGGKAQFGGQRFGEMEVWALEAYGAAYTLQEMLTVKSDDVAGRTKVYEAIVRGDDSFEAGIPESFNVLVKEMRSLGLNVELENG from the coding sequence ATGGCCAAGTCCACTGCCGATCTCGCCCTGGCCGGTCAGATCGCCTCCGCCACGTCTTTCACTGGCAAGAAGCGCATACGTCACTCGTTCGGGCGAATCCCCGAAGCGGTGCAGATGCCGAACCTGATCGAGGTTCAGCGCGCCTCCTACGAGCAGTTCCTGCAGCGCGAGGTCCGCAGCGGCCCGCGCAAGGACCAGGGCATCGAGGCGGTCTTCAAGTCGGTGTTCCCGATCAAGGACTTCAACGAACGCGCCGTGCTGGAATACGTGTCCTATGAGTTCGAGGACCCGAAGTACGACGTCGAGGAATGCATCCAGCGCGATATGACCTATGCCGCGCCGCTGAAGGTCAAGCTGCGCCTGATCGTGTTCGAAGCGGACGAGGAAACCGGCGCCCGCTCGGTCAAGGACATCAAGGAGCAGGACGTCTATATGGGGGACATCCCCCTGATGACGGATAAGGGCACCTTCATCGTCAACGGCACCGAGCGCGTGATCGTCTCGCAGATGCACCGTTCGCCGGGCGTCTTCTTCGACCACGACAAGGGCAAGACGCACTCTTCGGGCAAGCTGCTGTTCGCCGCGCGGGTCATCCCGTACCGTGGCTCGTGGCTGGACTTCGAGTTCGACGCCAAGGATATCGTGTTCGTCCGCATCGACCGCCGTCGCAAGCTGCCTGCCTCGACCTTCCTGATGGCCCTGGGCATGGACGGCGAGGAGATCCTGCGGACCTTCTACGACACCGTTCCCTATGAGAAGCGCGGCGAAGGTTGGGTCACCCCCTACAAGCCGGAGCGCTGGCGCGGGGTTAAGCCCGAGTTCGACCTGATCGACGCCGACACGGGTGAAGTGGTCGCCGCTGCTGGTGCCAAGATCAGCGCTCGCGCTGCCAAGAAGCTGGCCGACGGTGGCCTGAAGTCGCTGTCGCTGGCCGCCGATGCCCTGCTGGGCCGCTATCTGGCCAACGACGCCGTCAACTTTGAAACCGGCGAAATCTACGCCGAGGCCGGCGACGAACTGGACGCGCCTACGATCGAGCTGCTGGAAGAGCGCGGCTTCACCACCATCGACGTGCTGGACATCGACCACGTTACGGTCGGCGCCTACATGCGCAACACCCTGCGGGTCGACAAGAACACCGGCCGCGAGGACGCGCTGTTCGACGTCTATCGCGTGATGCGTCCGGGCGAGCCGCCGACCCCGGAGGCGGCCGAAGCGATGTTCAACTCGCTGTTCTTCGACAGCGAACGCTATGACCTGTCGGCCGTGGGCCGGGTCAAGATGAACATGCGCCTGGAGACCCCCGAGGTCTCCGACGAGATCCGCGTCCTTCGCAAGGAAGACGTGCTGAAGGTGCTGCAGATCCTGGTCGGGCTGAAGGACGGCCGCGGCGAGATCGATGACATCGACAACCTGGGCAACCGCCGGGTCCGTTCGGTCGGCGAGCTGCTGGAAAACCAGTACCGCGTCGGCCTGCTGCGGATGGAGCGGGCGATCAAGGAGCGCATGAGCTCGGTCGATATCGACACGGTCATGCCGCACGACCTGATCAACGCCAAGCCGGCCGCTGCGGCCGTGCGCGAGTTCTTCGGCTCGTCGCAGCTGTCGCAGTTCATGGACCAGACCAACCCGCTGTCGGAAATCACCCACAAGCGTCGCCTTTCGGCGCTTGGCCCGGGCGGTCTGACCCGCGAGCGCGCGGGCTTTGAAGTCCGCGACGTGCACCCGACCCACTACGGCCGGATCTGCCCGATCGAAACGCCGGAAGGCCCGAACATCGGCCTGATCAACTCGCTGGCCACCCACGCCCGCGTGAACAAGTACGGCTTCATCGAAAGCCCGTACCGCCGGGTCAAGGACGGCAAGGCCCAGGACGAGGTGGTCTACATCTCGGCCATGGAAGAGGCGAAGTACACGATCGCCCAGGCCAACATCGAGCTGAAGAACGGCGAGATCGTCGAGGACCTGGTCCCCGGCCGGATCAACGGTGAATCGCAGCTGCTGGTCCGCGCCGACGTGGACATGATGGACGTGTCGCCGAAACAGGTCGTTTCGGTCGCCGCTGCCCTGATCCCGTTCCTGGAAAACGACGACGCCAACCGGGCCCTGATGGGCGCGAACATGCAGCGTCAGGCCGTGCCGCTGGTGCAGTCGGATGCGCCGCTGGTCGGCACCGGCATGGAAGCCGTCGTGGCCCGCGATTCCGGAGCCGTCGTGGTCGCGCGTCGTGACGGCGTCGTCGAGCAGATCGACGGCACCCGCATCGTGGTTCGCGCCACCAATGAACTGGATGCCGGACGTTCGGGCGTCGACATCTATCGTCTGAGCAAGTTCCAGCGTTCGAACCAGTCGACCTGCATCAACCAGCGCCCGATCGTGCGCGTGGGCGACGTGGTTCAGGCCGGCGACGTGATCGCCGACGGCCCGTCGACGGACCTGGGCGAACTGGCCCTGGGCCGCAACGCCCTGGTCGCCTTCATGCCCTGGAACGGCTACAACTTCGAAGACTCGATCCTGATCTCGGAGCGCATCGTGCGCGACGACGTCTTCACCTCGATCCACATCGACGAGTTCGAGGTGATGGCCCGCGACACCAAGCTGGGTCCGGAAGAGATCACCCGCGACATCCCCAACGTCGGCGAGGAGGCCCTGCGCAACCTCGACGAAGCGGGCATCGTGGCGATCGGTGCCGAGGTCCAGCCGGGCGACATCCTCGTCGGCAAGGTCACGCCCAAGGGCGAAAGCCCGATGACCCCCGAAGAGAAGCTGCTGCGCGCCATCTTCGGCGAAAAGGCTTCGGATGTGCGCGACACCTCGCTGCGCCTGCCGCCCGGCGTGGCCGGCACGGTCGTGGACGTGCGCGTGTTCAACCGTCACGGCGTCGATAAGGACGAGCGTGCGGTCGCCATCGAACGTTCGGAAATCGAGCGCCTGGGCAAGGACCGCGACGACGAACTGAAGATCCTGGAACGCAACGTCTATGGCCGCCTGAAGCCTCTGATCGTCGGCAAGACGGCGACCTCGGGTCCCAAGGGCCTGGGCCGCGGCGAAGTCACCGAAGAAAAGCTGAACGAGCTGTCGCGCGGCCTGTGGTGGCAGATCGCCCTCGACGACGAAAAGGCGATGGGCGAGCTGGAGGCGATGAAGCGCCAGTTCGAAGACGCCCGCAAGGCGCTGGACCGTCGCTTCGAGGACAAGGTCGAGAAGCTGCAGCGCGGCGACGAACTGCCCCCCGGCGTGATGAAGATGGTCAAGGTCTTCGTGGCTGTGAAGCGCAAGCTGCAGCCCGGCGACAAGATGGCCGGACGTCACGGCAACAAGGGTGTCATCTCCAAGATCCTGCCGGTCGAGGACATGCCGCACCTGGAAGACGGCACCCACGTCGACCTGGTTCTGAACCCGCTGGGCGTGCCTTCGCGCATGAACATCGGCCAGATTTTCGAGACCCACCTGGGTTGGGCCGCGGCCGGTCTGGGCAAGCAGATCCAGAACCTGATGGAAGCCTGGCAACAGGGTGGCCAGAAGGAAGCCCTGGTGCAGCGCCTGTCGGAAATCTACGGTGCCGATACCCCGCTGCCGCAGGACGAGGACGAGCTGGTCGAGCTGGCCCGCAACCTGTCCAAGGGCGTGCCCTTCGCCACGCCGGTCTTCGACGGGGCGCACATCGGCGACATCGAGCGTCTGCTGGAAGAAGCCGGTCTGGACCGTTCGGGCCAGTCGATCCTGTATGACGGCCTGACGGGCGAGCAGTTCAAGCGTCCGGTTACGGTCGGCTACATCTACATGCTGAAGCTGCACCACCTGGTGGACGACAAGATCCACGCCCGTTCGATCGGCCCATACTCGCTGGTCACCCAGCAGCCGCTGGGCGGTAAGGCGCAGTTCGGCGGACAGCGCTTCGGCGAGATGGAGGTGTGGGCGCTCGAAGCTTACGGCGCGGCCTACACCCTGCAGGAAATGCTGACGGTGAAGTCCGACGACGTGGCCGGACGGACCAAGGTCTATGAAGCCATCGTCCGCGGTGACGACAGCTTCGAGGCCGGCATTCCGGAGAGCTTCAACGTCCTGGTCAAGGAAATGCGCTCGCTGGGCCTGAACGTGGAGCTGGAGAACGGCTGA